In a genomic window of Scyliorhinus torazame isolate Kashiwa2021f chromosome 5, sScyTor2.1, whole genome shotgun sequence:
- the LOC140419476 gene encoding uncharacterized protein, with amino-acid sequence MENPWKCGDCGKGFRAPSKVETHRRSHTGERPFTCSQCGKGFSDSSTLRKHQRVHTGERPYTCFQCGKGFSDSSNLQTHQRVHTGERPFSCSQCGKAFSDSSNLRRHQRDHTGERPFTCSQCGKGFAHLDTLQTHQRVHTGERPFTCSQCGKGFIDSSTLRKHQRVHTGERPFTCSQCRKGFTRLCHLRTHQRVHTGERPFTCSQCRKGFSRLSHLQTHQRVHTGERPFTCSQCGKGFIDSSNLRKHQRVHTGERTSMCS; translated from the coding sequence atggagaatccatggaaatgtggggactgtgggaagggattcagagccccgtcaaaggtggaaactcatcgacgaagtcacactggagagaggccgttcacctgctctcagtgtgggaagggattcagtgattcatccaccctgcggaaacaccagcgagttcacactggggagaggccatacacctgctttcagtgtgggaaaggattcagtgattcatccaacctgcagacacaccagcgagttcacactggggagaggccattcagttgctcgcagtgtgggaaggcattcagtgattcatccaacctgcggagacaccagcgagatcacactggggagaggccattcacctgctctcagtgtgggaaaggatttgcacatttagacaccctgcagacacaccagcgagttcacactggggagaggccattcacctgctcccaatgtgggaagggatttattgattcatccaccctgcggaaacatcagcgagttcacactggggagaggccattcacctgctctcagtgtcggaagggattcactcggttatgtcacctgcggacacaccagcgagttcacactggggagaggccattcacctgctctcagtgtaggaagggattctctcggttatctcacctccagacacaccagcgagttcacactggggagaggccattcacctgctctcagtgtgggaagggattcattgattcatccaacctgcggaaacatcagcgtgttcacactggggagaggacgtccatgtgctcttag